In Malaclemys terrapin pileata isolate rMalTer1 chromosome 10, rMalTer1.hap1, whole genome shotgun sequence, the following are encoded in one genomic region:
- the RHBDF1 gene encoding inactive rhomboid protein 1 isoform X1 yields the protein MSEVRRDSTSSLQRKKPPWLKLDIPVPVSVAMPEEPTFVQPFKRQAFLRSVSMPAENTRIPSPPNEVRRPMLQRQTSITQTIRRRVRFERIQTLPIHGHRAGRRPLRKRQSVPRSLFRGTADWFGISKDSDATQKWQRKSLRHCSQRYGKLKPQVIREMDLPSQDNISLTSTETPPPLYVGPCQLGMQKIVDPLARGRAFRMADDNDGYSIPHTPITPGATSLCSFTSSRSGFNRLPRRRKRESVAKMSFRAAAALVKGRSVKDSTLRRAQRRSFTPASFLEEDTVDFPDELDTSFFAREGVLHEELSTYPDEVFESPSEAAIKDSEVKPQDQADLTGGALDKSELERSHLMFPLERGWRKQKEGTPPQPKVRLRQEVVSMSPQRRGQRIAVPVRKLFAKEKRPYGLGMVGRLTNRTYRKRIDSYVKRQIEDMDDHRPFFTYWVTFVHSLITILAVCIYGIAPVGFSQHETVDSVLMNRGIYENVKYVQQENFWIGPSSEALIHLGAKFSPCMRQDQQVHNFISATREKEKHSACCVRNDKSGCVQTSEEECSSTLAVWVKWPHHPSTPTLAGGKRQFGSVCHQDPRVCEQPASMDPHEWPDDITKWPICTKNSAGNYTNHLHMDCVITGRPCCIGTKGRCEITSREYCDFMRGYFHEEATLCSQVHCMDDVCGLLPFLNPEIPDQFYRLWLSLFLHAGILHCLVSVCFQMTILRDLEKLAGWHRISIIYLLSGITGNLASAIFLPYRAEVGPAGSQFGILACLFVELFQSWQILARPWRAFFKLLAVVLFLFAFGLLPWIDNFAHISGFISGLFLSFAFLPYISFGKFDLYRKRCQIIVFQLIFIGLFSGLVILFYFYPIKCEWCEFLTCIPFTDKFCEKYDLDAQLH from the exons ACGGGTACGGTTTGAGAGGATTCAGACCTTGCCTATTCATGGGCACCGGGCGGGCAGGAGGCCCCTGAGAAAAAGGCAGTCAGTTCCCCGATCGCTCTTCAG GGGCACAGCAGATTGGTTTGGCATAAGCAAGGATAGCGATGCCACTCAGAAATGGCAGAGAAAAAGCCTTCGCCATTGCAGCCAGCGATATGGGAAGCTGAAACCTCAGGTCATCCGGGAAATGGACCTGCCTAGCCAGGATAACATCTCACTCACCAGCACAgaaactcctcctcctctctacgTCGGGCCTTGTCAACTTGGCATGCAGAAG ATTGTAGACCCTTTAGCACGAGGCCGAGCATTCCGTATGGCTGATGATAATGATGGATACAGCATCCCTCACACACCAATCACTCCAGGTGCCACATCACTGTGCTCCTTCACCAGCTCTCGGTCTGGGTTCAATCGCTTACCACGACGGCGGAAACGGGAATCAGTGGCTAAAATGAGCTTccgagcagcagcagccctggtgAAG GGCCGGTCTGTGAAGGACAGTACCCTGAGGAGGGCTCAGCGGCGCAGCTTCACCCCAGCTAGTTTCTTGGAGGAGGACACAGTGGATTTCCCGGATGAGTTGGACACCTCGTTTTTTGCTCGG GAAGGAGTCCTCCATGAGGAGCTCTCTACATACCCCGATGAAGTGTTTGAATCTCCATCTGAAGCTGCGATCAAGGACTCTGAGGTGAAGCCCCAGGATCAGGCCGATCTAACAGGAGGTGCCTTAGACAAAAGTGAACTTGAAAGAAGCCACCTGATGTT TCCCCTGGAGCGAGGCTGGAGGAAACAGAAGGAAgggaccccaccccagcccaaggTTCGCTTACGGCAGGAAGTGGTGAGCATGAGCCCGCAGCGACGTGGCCAGCGCATCGCAGTCCCAGTCAGAAAGCTCTTTGCCAAGGAGAAGAGGCCGTACGGACTGGGCATGGTGGGCAGGCTGACCAACCGCACCTACCGCAAGCGCATAGACAGCTACGTGAAACGGCAGATTGAGGACATGGACGACCACAG GCCTTTCTTCACGTATTGGGTCACCTTTGTGCATTCGCTTATCACAATCCTTGCTGTGTGTATCTATGGCATTGCCCCCGTGGGGTTTTCTCAACATGAAACTGTAGATTCA GTCCTGATGAACAGGGGGATTTATGAAAACGTCAAATATGTTCAACAAGAGAACTTCTGGATTGGCCCCAGCTCG GAGGCCCTGATCCACTTGGGGGCGAAGTTCTCACCGTGCATGAGGCAGGACCAGCAGGTGCATAACTTCATCAGTGCCACGCGGGAGAAGGAGAAGCACTCGGCCTGCTGCGTGCGCAATGACAAATCGGGCTGCGTGCAGACCTCAGAGGAGGAGTGCTCT TCCACCCTGGCCGTGTGGGTGAAGTGGCCCCACCACCCCAGCACGCCAACACTGGCAGGAGGCAAGAGACAGTTTGGATCTGTTTGTCACCAGGATCCCAG GGTTTGTGAGCAGCCAGCATCAATGGATCCCCATGAATGGCCTGATGACATCACCAAGTGGCCG ATCTGCACCAAAAACAGCGCCGGGAATTATACCAACCACCTTCACATGGACTGCGTGATCACAGGCAGGCCCTGCTGTATCGGGACCAAAGGAAG GTGTGAAATAACATCCCGAGAGTATTGTGATTTCATGCGGGGCTATTTCCATGAGGAGGCAACGCTCTGCTCCCAG GTGCACTGCATGGATGATGTCTGTGGCCTCCTGCCCTTCCTAAACCCAGAGATTCCTGACCAGTTCTACCGCCTGTGgctctccctcttcctccacGCTGG GATCCTGCACTGCCTGGTTTCAGTCTGTTTCCAGATGACCATCCTGCGAGACCTGGAAAAGCTGGCAGGCTGGCATCGCATCTCCATCATCTATCTGCTCAGTGGCATCACTGGGAACCTGGCCAGTGCAATATTCTTGCCCTACAGAGCGGAG GTGGGCCCTGCAGGATCCCAGTTTGGAATCCTGGCCTGTCTCTTTGTGGAACTTTTCCAGAGCTGGCAGATCTTGGCACGGCCATGGAGGGCCTTCTTCAAGCTGTTGGCAGTGGTGCTCTTCCTCTTTGCCTTTGGCCTCCTGCCTTGGATTGATAACTTTGCCCACATTTCGGGATTCATCAGTGGCCTCTTCTTGTCCTTTGCCTTCCTGCCCTACATTAGCTTTGGGAAATTCGATTTATATCGGAAGCGATGCCAGATTATAGTGTTCCAGCTCATCTTCATTGGACTCTTCTCAGGACTGGTGATTCTGTTCTATTTCTATCCGATCAAGTGTGAATGGTGTGAGTTCCTCACATGTATTCCATTCACAGACAAGTTCTGTGAGAAATACGATCTAGACGCACAGCTTCATTGA
- the RHBDF1 gene encoding inactive rhomboid protein 1 isoform X2: MSEVRRDSTSSLQRKKPPWLKLDIPVPVSVAMPEEPTFVQPFKRQAFLRSVSMPAENTRIPSPPNEVRRPMLQRQTSITQTIRRGTADWFGISKDSDATQKWQRKSLRHCSQRYGKLKPQVIREMDLPSQDNISLTSTETPPPLYVGPCQLGMQKIVDPLARGRAFRMADDNDGYSIPHTPITPGATSLCSFTSSRSGFNRLPRRRKRESVAKMSFRAAAALVKGRSVKDSTLRRAQRRSFTPASFLEEDTVDFPDELDTSFFAREGVLHEELSTYPDEVFESPSEAAIKDSEVKPQDQADLTGGALDKSELERSHLMFPLERGWRKQKEGTPPQPKVRLRQEVVSMSPQRRGQRIAVPVRKLFAKEKRPYGLGMVGRLTNRTYRKRIDSYVKRQIEDMDDHRPFFTYWVTFVHSLITILAVCIYGIAPVGFSQHETVDSVLMNRGIYENVKYVQQENFWIGPSSEALIHLGAKFSPCMRQDQQVHNFISATREKEKHSACCVRNDKSGCVQTSEEECSSTLAVWVKWPHHPSTPTLAGGKRQFGSVCHQDPRVCEQPASMDPHEWPDDITKWPICTKNSAGNYTNHLHMDCVITGRPCCIGTKGRCEITSREYCDFMRGYFHEEATLCSQVHCMDDVCGLLPFLNPEIPDQFYRLWLSLFLHAGILHCLVSVCFQMTILRDLEKLAGWHRISIIYLLSGITGNLASAIFLPYRAEVGPAGSQFGILACLFVELFQSWQILARPWRAFFKLLAVVLFLFAFGLLPWIDNFAHISGFISGLFLSFAFLPYISFGKFDLYRKRCQIIVFQLIFIGLFSGLVILFYFYPIKCEWCEFLTCIPFTDKFCEKYDLDAQLH; this comes from the exons GGGCACAGCAGATTGGTTTGGCATAAGCAAGGATAGCGATGCCACTCAGAAATGGCAGAGAAAAAGCCTTCGCCATTGCAGCCAGCGATATGGGAAGCTGAAACCTCAGGTCATCCGGGAAATGGACCTGCCTAGCCAGGATAACATCTCACTCACCAGCACAgaaactcctcctcctctctacgTCGGGCCTTGTCAACTTGGCATGCAGAAG ATTGTAGACCCTTTAGCACGAGGCCGAGCATTCCGTATGGCTGATGATAATGATGGATACAGCATCCCTCACACACCAATCACTCCAGGTGCCACATCACTGTGCTCCTTCACCAGCTCTCGGTCTGGGTTCAATCGCTTACCACGACGGCGGAAACGGGAATCAGTGGCTAAAATGAGCTTccgagcagcagcagccctggtgAAG GGCCGGTCTGTGAAGGACAGTACCCTGAGGAGGGCTCAGCGGCGCAGCTTCACCCCAGCTAGTTTCTTGGAGGAGGACACAGTGGATTTCCCGGATGAGTTGGACACCTCGTTTTTTGCTCGG GAAGGAGTCCTCCATGAGGAGCTCTCTACATACCCCGATGAAGTGTTTGAATCTCCATCTGAAGCTGCGATCAAGGACTCTGAGGTGAAGCCCCAGGATCAGGCCGATCTAACAGGAGGTGCCTTAGACAAAAGTGAACTTGAAAGAAGCCACCTGATGTT TCCCCTGGAGCGAGGCTGGAGGAAACAGAAGGAAgggaccccaccccagcccaaggTTCGCTTACGGCAGGAAGTGGTGAGCATGAGCCCGCAGCGACGTGGCCAGCGCATCGCAGTCCCAGTCAGAAAGCTCTTTGCCAAGGAGAAGAGGCCGTACGGACTGGGCATGGTGGGCAGGCTGACCAACCGCACCTACCGCAAGCGCATAGACAGCTACGTGAAACGGCAGATTGAGGACATGGACGACCACAG GCCTTTCTTCACGTATTGGGTCACCTTTGTGCATTCGCTTATCACAATCCTTGCTGTGTGTATCTATGGCATTGCCCCCGTGGGGTTTTCTCAACATGAAACTGTAGATTCA GTCCTGATGAACAGGGGGATTTATGAAAACGTCAAATATGTTCAACAAGAGAACTTCTGGATTGGCCCCAGCTCG GAGGCCCTGATCCACTTGGGGGCGAAGTTCTCACCGTGCATGAGGCAGGACCAGCAGGTGCATAACTTCATCAGTGCCACGCGGGAGAAGGAGAAGCACTCGGCCTGCTGCGTGCGCAATGACAAATCGGGCTGCGTGCAGACCTCAGAGGAGGAGTGCTCT TCCACCCTGGCCGTGTGGGTGAAGTGGCCCCACCACCCCAGCACGCCAACACTGGCAGGAGGCAAGAGACAGTTTGGATCTGTTTGTCACCAGGATCCCAG GGTTTGTGAGCAGCCAGCATCAATGGATCCCCATGAATGGCCTGATGACATCACCAAGTGGCCG ATCTGCACCAAAAACAGCGCCGGGAATTATACCAACCACCTTCACATGGACTGCGTGATCACAGGCAGGCCCTGCTGTATCGGGACCAAAGGAAG GTGTGAAATAACATCCCGAGAGTATTGTGATTTCATGCGGGGCTATTTCCATGAGGAGGCAACGCTCTGCTCCCAG GTGCACTGCATGGATGATGTCTGTGGCCTCCTGCCCTTCCTAAACCCAGAGATTCCTGACCAGTTCTACCGCCTGTGgctctccctcttcctccacGCTGG GATCCTGCACTGCCTGGTTTCAGTCTGTTTCCAGATGACCATCCTGCGAGACCTGGAAAAGCTGGCAGGCTGGCATCGCATCTCCATCATCTATCTGCTCAGTGGCATCACTGGGAACCTGGCCAGTGCAATATTCTTGCCCTACAGAGCGGAG GTGGGCCCTGCAGGATCCCAGTTTGGAATCCTGGCCTGTCTCTTTGTGGAACTTTTCCAGAGCTGGCAGATCTTGGCACGGCCATGGAGGGCCTTCTTCAAGCTGTTGGCAGTGGTGCTCTTCCTCTTTGCCTTTGGCCTCCTGCCTTGGATTGATAACTTTGCCCACATTTCGGGATTCATCAGTGGCCTCTTCTTGTCCTTTGCCTTCCTGCCCTACATTAGCTTTGGGAAATTCGATTTATATCGGAAGCGATGCCAGATTATAGTGTTCCAGCTCATCTTCATTGGACTCTTCTCAGGACTGGTGATTCTGTTCTATTTCTATCCGATCAAGTGTGAATGGTGTGAGTTCCTCACATGTATTCCATTCACAGACAAGTTCTGTGAGAAATACGATCTAGACGCACAGCTTCATTGA
- the SNRNP25 gene encoding U11/U12 small nuclear ribonucleoprotein 25 kDa protein, which yields MAEPGPEEEELAHAEVLELFQEGLARLVQDPLLCDLPVQVTVEEINSQIALEYGQAMTVRVCKVDEEVMPVVVVQNASVLDLKKAIQRYVQLKQEREGGIQHISWTYVWRTYHLTFAGEKMTDDKKKLREYGIRNRDEVCFIKKLRK from the exons ATGGCGGAGCCGGGCcccgaggaggaggagctggcgcACGCCGAAGTGCTCGAGCTGTTCCAGGAGGGGCTGGCTCGCCTCGTGCAGGACCCGCTGCTCTGCGACCTCCCCGTGCAG GTTACCGTGGAGGAAATCAATTCTCAGATTGCGCTGGAGTATGGCCAAGCCATGACTGTGCGGGTGTGCAAGGTGGATGAAGAAGTTATGC CTGTAGTAGTGGTACAGAATGCCAGTGTCCTGGACCTGAAGAAAGCCATCCAGCGATATGTTCAGCTGAAGCAGGAGCGGGAAGGGGGCATACAGCACATTAGCTG GACCTACGTATGGAGAACATATCACTTAACCTTTGCTGGAGAGAAAATGACAGATGACAAAAAGAAGCTGCGAGA GTACGGCATCAGAAATCGCGATGAGGTCTGCTTTATAAAGAAGCTTCGAAAGTGA